From the genome of Solanum lycopersicum chromosome 12, SLM_r2.1:
ctaatttcatacagtttggcATGAATAGTctaaaacaccccttaaaacttttagcagaatccgacccagtcaaggTTACGCCGctcatgacggcccgtcgtacctgcgacggtccgtcctgcaggtccgtcacaaagttcagagagccAAATTCAATAAGGATGTTTTTGACGATCCGTCATGTCTACGACGGTTCGTGCTGcacttccgtcgcgaagttcagagagttaatccCATAGCCCACACAAAAATTACACAAGTGATTCGACTACTCGAaatgactaaataggtcgttacaatagataccaatttactcatcgttcgtccctgaacgatcacaagaagaaaaacaagggcgagaaaaaGTACCTGAATCTGCAAAAAGGTATTGGTATCTtgcttgcatatcagcctccttctcccaagtagactcttcaactggccgattcttccattgaaccttgatggatgcaatctcccttgatctcaacttgcggatttctctatctagaatagcaacaggctcctccttatAAGACAATTTCTCATCAAGATGAACTGAATctcaacgaataatgtagtttccatctccatggtatcttttcagcatagacacatgaaataccgggtgcactcctgacagtcctggaggcaaggctaatttaTAAGCGACCTCCCCCAcacgcttcagaacttcaaatggaccaatatacctcggactaagcttacctcgcttaccaaaccgcatcacccctttcatg
Proteins encoded in this window:
- the LOC138340456 gene encoding uncharacterized protein translates to MAPFEALYGRRCKSPISWFDAFEVRPWGTDLLRESLDKVKFIQEKLLAAKNRQKKYADRKVRDLDFMEGEQVLLKDSPMKGVMRFGKRGKLSPRYIGPFEVLKRVGEVAYKLALPPGLSGVHPEEPVAILDREIRKLRSREIASIKVQWKNRPVEESTWEKEADMQARYQYLFADSGS